Proteins encoded in a region of the Perca fluviatilis chromosome 8, GENO_Pfluv_1.0, whole genome shotgun sequence genome:
- the cfdp1 gene encoding craniofacial development protein 1: MMNYSDYDSDGYSSNEDADYVPSDDNLSEDDINECEKEEPLLEGDDVPHPDNGSKKKRKKKDIGVRKRKKGVLKVDGEEKDGGGADEAQPAPQDEVQPKLPGGRQEDDESQKKKSDDLWASFLSDVGSRPKDPPPASQSSTTPKDDSSLLKLAPLSSETKASEPAKVTITQVFDFAGEEVRVEKVVSADSREAKSYLKSQNTKQEGSGDETEEASSPRQPPPPGPSAKRPAGVSGILGRIGAKKQKMSTLEKSKMDWDAFKSEEGITEELAIHNRGREGYVERKNFLERVDHRQFELEKAVRQSNMKQ, translated from the exons ATGATGAACTATTCCGACTACGACTCTGACGGATACTCGTCTAATGAAGATGCAGACTACGTCCCGTCAG ATGATAACCTCAGTGAGGATGACATCAATGAGTGTGAAAAGGAAGAGCCTCTCCTCGAGGGCGACGATGTTCCGCACCCTGACAACGGCagcaagaagaagaggaagaaaaaggacATCGGTGTGAG aaagaggaagaaaggagtTCTGAAAGTAGACGGGGAAGAGAAGGACGGCGGTGGAGCAGACGAGGCGCAGCCGGCGCCGCAGGACGAGGTGCAACCGAAACTCCCCGGGGGGCGGCAGGAGGACGATGAAAGCCAGAAGAAGAAATCCGATGACCTCTGGGCGAGTTTCCTGTCTGACGTTGGATCCAGACCCAAAGACCCCCCACCTGCCTCGCAGTCCAGCACCACACCCAAG GATGATTCCTCACTATTGAAGCTTGCTCCTTTGAGTTCAGAAACAAAAGCATCAGAACCTGCTAAAGTCACCATCACACAAGTGTTTGACTTCGCTGGAGAAGAAGTTAG GGTGGAAAAAGTGGTGTCAGCAGACTCCAGAGAAGCTAAGAGTTATCTGAAGAGTCAGAACACCAAACAGGAGGGAAGTGGAGATGAGACGGAGGAGGCCTCATCACCCCGACAGCCACCTCCTCCTGGCCCCAG TGCCAAGCGGCCGGCAGGCGTGTCGGGCATCCTGGGTCGCATCGGGGCGAAGAAGCAGAAGATGAGCACGCTGGAGAAGTCTAAGATGGACTGGGATGCCTTTAAATCAGAGGAGGGCATCACTGAGGAGCTGGCCATCCACAACAGAGGCAGAGAGGG gtatGTGGAGCGGAAGAACTTCTTGGAGCGTGTCGACCACCGCCAGTTTGAGTTAGAAAAAGCAGTGCGACAGAGCAACATGAAACAATGA